In Bacteroides cellulosilyticus, the genomic stretch GATATAAGTCTTACCATCCGTCAGCAAAGTTCCGGGAGTCAACTGGTGAGATTGGATTATTTTTTCTGTCTCAAATATTTTCATAACTACCGCCTCTCCATCAGGTTGAACTAACTCTGACCAGGCAGCAGGATAAGGAGACAAACCGCGAATAAAATCATAAATACGTTTCACCGGCTGATTCCAATCGATACGGCAGGTATCTTTAAAAATCTTCGGTGCAGGGCGCAATTCGCCTACAACTGCCATTTCTTCCTGTGGAATAGGTTTCACTGCATCATTCAAGATCGCATCTACCGTTTCAGTCACCAGTTTTCCACCAAGCATCATCAGCTTATCATGCACAATGCCCACATCATCCGTATCTGCGATAGGAATACGAACTTGCTGAATCACTTCACCCGTATCGATTTCATGACGCAGGAAAAAGGTCGTGATACCGGTTTCCGTATCACCATTGATTACCGCCCAGTTAATAGGTGCAGCTCCCCGGTATTGAGGCAAAAGGGAAGCATGAAGATTGAAAGTTCCTAAACGTGGCATATTCCACACCACTTCGGGCAGCATACGAAAAGCAACTACTATCTGCAAATCGGCCTTCCACTCACGCAGAGCCTCAACAAAAGCCTCATCTTTCAACTTTTCCGGTTGCAACAAAGGAAGATTCTGTTCCAGCGCATACTGTTTCACTGGAGAAAACTGAAGTTTATGTCCCCGCCCTGCCGGTTTATCAGGCATGGTGATGACACCTACTACATTATATCCACCTTCTACTAAACACCGCAGAGACTCCACTGCAAAATCCGGAGTCCCCATATAGACTATTCGTAAATCTTCTTTCTTCATCATATAACAACTTTATTAATCTTCAGAGAAATGTACCAATACCTGACGGTATGAATTGAATATCTTCGACTTGGAAACAAATCCCAGATAGTGCCCTTCTTCATCTACCACAGGAAGGTTCCATGCTTTCGTATCATCAAACGTGCGCATCACCTGTTCCATACTATCCGTGTCATAAAGGCGTGCCGGGATAGCCGTCATCAGCTTGCCTACCGT encodes the following:
- the fmt gene encoding methionyl-tRNA formyltransferase; its protein translation is MMKKEDLRIVYMGTPDFAVESLRCLVEGGYNVVGVITMPDKPAGRGHKLQFSPVKQYALEQNLPLLQPEKLKDEAFVEALREWKADLQIVVAFRMLPEVVWNMPRLGTFNLHASLLPQYRGAAPINWAVINGDTETGITTFFLRHEIDTGEVIQQVRIPIADTDDVGIVHDKLMMLGGKLVTETVDAILNDAVKPIPQEEMAVVGELRPAPKIFKDTCRIDWNQPVKRIYDFIRGLSPYPAAWSELVQPDGEAVVMKIFETEKIIQSHQLTPGTLLTDGKTYIHVAAADGFIGIRALQLPGKKRLKTDELLRGFRLTEEFRVK